The window CGCCTGCGCCTCGACGTACTGCATCGCCTCGCGCAGCGAACCGGCGCCGGCCTCGCGCACCAGCTTCACCGCGGCGAGCTTGTCGCCCCGCGCCAATGCCTGCATGACCTGCGCCGCCAGAAATTCGTCCGCCATCGCTGCTCCCCGCGTCGATGATCGGAGCATACGACGCAATCGCGGCGGGGAGTCGAAAACGAAAAACGCCGGCGCGGAGCCGGCGTTTTTTCGCTGTCATCCTTCGCTGTGTTTCAGGACGACGGCGGCGCGATGCGCGGGAAGATCAACCCTCCCATTGCCCCAATGCCGCCAGGCCGTTCGCCTTCGCGCGCTCGAACACCGTCTGCTGCGCCTTGGCCCAGTTGCCGGCCATGTCCTTGGCCCACAGGCCCAGCGCGGCCTGCTGCATCGCGCGGCCGTAGGAGAACGACAGCGGCCACGGATTCGGACCCATGCGGTTCATCGCGTCGAGGTGCGCGGTGGCGTCCTCGTCGCTCTGGCCGCCGGACAGAAACACGATGCCCGGCAGGATCGCCGGCACCGCCGACTTCAGGCACATCAGGGTGGATTCGGCCACTTCCTCGACGCTGGCCTGCTCCGCGCAGCCCTTGCCCGGCACGACCATCGAGGCCTTCAGGATGGTGCCTTCCAGCATCACGTTCTGGTTGTACAGCGCGTCGAACAGCGCGCGCAGGGTGACCTCGGTGACCTCGTAGCAGGTCTCGATGTCGTGGTCGCCGTCCATCAGCACCTCGGGCTCGACCATCGGCACCAGGCCCTGCTCCTGGCACAGCGCCGCGTAGCGCGCCAGCGCGTGGGCGTTGGCCTCGATGCAGGTGCCGGAGGGCATGTCCTCGCCGATGGTGATGACCGCGCGCCACTTGGCGAAGCGCGCGCCGAGCTTGTAGTACTCCTTCAGGCGCTCGCGCAGGCCGTCCAGGCCCTCGGTCACC is drawn from Thermomonas brevis and contains these coding sequences:
- a CDS encoding class I fructose-bisphosphate aldolase yields the protein MSIEQLAETARAMVAPGKGIIAIDESSSTCKKRFDGVGIECTEENRRAYRELLLTAPNVNQYLSGAILFDETIRQSTRDGVPFAKYMADHGMIPGIKVDKGTHPLAGFPGELVTEGLDGLRERLKEYYKLGARFAKWRAVITIGEDMPSGTCIEANAHALARYAALCQEQGLVPMVEPEVLMDGDHDIETCYEVTEVTLRALFDALYNQNVMLEGTILKASMVVPGKGCAEQASVEEVAESTLMCLKSAVPAILPGIVFLSGGQSDEDATAHLDAMNRMGPNPWPLSFSYGRAMQQAALGLWAKDMAGNWAKAQQTVFERAKANGLAALGQWEG